The following proteins are co-located in the Pseudomonas synxantha genome:
- a CDS encoding CmpA/NrtA family ABC transporter substrate-binding protein, with the protein MNDPLAWVNGSDAPEKSSLDLGFMALTDCASLVVAATQGFAQPYGLTLNLKRQSSWANLRDKLVSGELDAAHSLYGLIYAVHLGIGGVAPCPMAVLMGLNQNGQSINLSRGLQTQGVVTPEALERHVHQSRTKLTFAQTFPTGTHAMWLYYWLASQGIHPLRDVNSVVVPPPQMVAHLQAGRIEGFCVGEPWSASAVKENQGFTLATSQAIWPDHPEKVLGCTQAFVDEYPNTARVLVMAILEASRFIEQGSENRRSTAQLLSAREYLDAPLDCIEPRLLGNYDDGLGNQWQDPHALRFFAGGEVNLPYLSDGMWFMTQFRRWGLLREDPDYLGVARQVQQLALYRRAAETLGIAASDSEMRSSQLIDGKTWDGSDPAGYARSFRLHALADDASRQALR; encoded by the coding sequence ATGAACGATCCACTGGCTTGGGTAAACGGCAGTGACGCCCCGGAAAAAAGCAGCCTCGATCTGGGCTTCATGGCATTGACCGATTGCGCCTCGCTGGTAGTTGCCGCCACCCAGGGCTTTGCCCAACCCTATGGCCTCACGCTGAATCTCAAGCGCCAGTCGTCCTGGGCCAACCTGCGGGACAAGCTGGTCAGCGGCGAACTGGACGCCGCCCACAGTCTCTACGGGCTGATCTATGCCGTGCATCTGGGCATCGGCGGTGTCGCCCCCTGCCCCATGGCGGTGCTGATGGGGCTGAACCAGAACGGCCAGAGCATCAACCTGTCCCGCGGCCTGCAAACCCAGGGTGTGGTCACTCCTGAGGCACTGGAACGCCATGTGCACCAAAGTCGGACGAAACTGACCTTCGCCCAGACATTTCCCACCGGCACCCACGCCATGTGGTTGTATTACTGGCTGGCCAGCCAAGGCATTCATCCGTTGCGGGATGTGAACAGCGTAGTGGTGCCGCCACCGCAGATGGTTGCGCACCTGCAAGCCGGGCGCATCGAGGGGTTTTGTGTCGGCGAACCCTGGAGCGCCAGCGCAGTGAAGGAAAATCAAGGCTTTACCCTGGCGACCAGCCAGGCGATCTGGCCCGATCATCCGGAAAAAGTCCTGGGCTGCACCCAGGCCTTCGTCGACGAGTATCCCAATACCGCTCGCGTGCTGGTGATGGCGATCCTCGAGGCCAGCCGGTTTATCGAACAGGGCAGCGAAAACCGCCGCTCCACTGCGCAATTGCTCAGTGCCCGCGAGTACCTGGACGCCCCACTGGACTGTATCGAGCCGCGACTGCTGGGCAACTATGACGATGGCCTGGGCAACCAGTGGCAAGATCCCCACGCATTGCGTTTTTTCGCCGGTGGCGAGGTGAACCTGCCCTACCTCAGCGACGGTATGTGGTTCATGACCCAGTTCCGACGCTGGGGCTTGTTGCGTGAAGACCCTGACTACCTGGGCGTCGCCCGGCAGGTGCAGCAACTGGCGCTGTATCGCCGGGCGGCCGAGACGCTGGGCATTGCCGCCAGCGACTCAGAGATGCGCAGCAGCCAGTTGATCGACGGCAAGACCTGGGACGGCTCCGACCCTGCCGGCTACGCCCGCAGCTTCCGCCTGCATGCCCTGGCCGATGACGCCAGCCGCCAAGCGCTGCGCTGA
- a CDS encoding transglycosylase SLT domain-containing protein, which produces MLKGGSRSLLFGLLMGSNQALAYCWDEMARRHDLEPELLQAIAAVESGYRSQAMNYTNRNGTRDIGLMQINSIHLPRLLKQGITEERLLNEPCLSVEVGASILAEFIQRFGYNWTAVGAYNVGPGSGPQREALRLRYAERIWVRYEALVSQRQ; this is translated from the coding sequence ATGCTTAAGGGGGGAAGCAGGAGCCTGCTGTTCGGCTTGCTGATGGGCAGCAACCAGGCACTGGCCTATTGCTGGGACGAAATGGCCCGGCGACACGATCTGGAACCTGAGTTGTTGCAGGCCATCGCTGCGGTAGAGTCGGGTTACCGCTCCCAGGCCATGAACTACACCAACCGCAACGGCACGCGTGATATCGGCCTGATGCAGATCAACAGCATCCACCTGCCGCGTTTGCTCAAGCAGGGCATTACCGAAGAGCGTCTGCTGAACGAGCCCTGCCTGTCAGTGGAGGTCGGTGCCTCGATCCTGGCTGAGTTTATCCAGCGTTTCGGATATAACTGGACGGCGGTGGGTGCCTACAACGTCGGGCCGGGTTCAGGCCCGCAGCGTGAGGCACTACGCCTGCGGTACGCGGAAAGGATCTGGGTGCGTTATGAAGCGCTGGTTTCGCAGCGTCAATGA
- the rmf gene encoding ribosome modulation factor, protein MRRLKRDPLERAFLRGYQYGVHGKSRELCPFTLPSVRQAWINGWREGRGDNWDGMTGTAGIHRLNELHAVG, encoded by the coding sequence ATGAGAAGACTTAAGCGTGATCCGTTGGAAAGAGCATTTTTACGCGGATATCAATATGGTGTTCATGGAAAATCCCGTGAGCTTTGCCCATTTACTCTACCGTCGGTACGCCAAGCCTGGATCAACGGCTGGCGAGAAGGACGCGGCGACAACTGGGACGGTATGACTGGCACTGCGGGCATCCACAGACTCAACGAACTTCACGCCGTCGGCTAA
- a CDS encoding winged helix-turn-helix domain-containing protein — MVVVTAEPATSLVFARWTLHGDGRLTGGHADIQLPPKEGQVLRLLLASGGTLMTKDRLLELAWSRGEVADESLTRCIYSLRKHLGADKGFIKTIYGKGYRFTCPVRVVSDPSRRVVHVCSFCGQASNA, encoded by the coding sequence ATGGTCGTCGTGACTGCTGAACCTGCGACTTCCCTGGTCTTTGCTCGCTGGACTTTGCATGGCGATGGCCGGTTGACGGGCGGGCACGCGGATATTCAGTTGCCACCCAAGGAGGGGCAGGTTCTGCGTCTGCTGCTGGCCTCCGGTGGCACGTTGATGACCAAGGACCGTTTGTTGGAACTGGCCTGGTCCCGGGGCGAGGTGGCCGATGAGTCACTGACGCGATGCATTTACTCCCTGCGCAAGCACCTGGGTGCTGACAAAGGGTTTATCAAGACGATCTACGGCAAGGGGTATCGCTTTACCTGCCCGGTGCGGGTGGTGAGCGACCCATCAAGGCGCGTTGTGCACGTGTGCTCATTCTGCGGTCAGGCCAGCAATGCTTAA
- a CDS encoding GGDEF domain-containing protein — MPMQAGRPKILGFISEQASAWLVALVVLSVGSALTVVVAWAAADLYQQQVHQRFQLLVNERFTRIQERFEDQEQRLGSLQRFFANSADVSRSEFDGFAQPLLLHARAYSWAPRVFREQRSQFEQQISRQRDVPFAIRELNALGELVPATERDEYVPVLYSQTQSLLGAPLGFDLLAQPLRRSALERAQQSGKPAVSQPMQLVGVEPAYAAGVLLVAPVIKAGDTEPYGFVMAVISMRQLVTDGLPKPNRDNLVMQIVDTSDSQQRELYASSNALGSSDLSSTRRLALGDHVYALSVRASQVFDMANHSSMNTVLAMGVLLSALLSALLYVLVSQRQRALKLVEQRTVQLRLREQELRGAHGQLRSVLNAATQVAIIATDLRGVINTFNAGAERMLGLKSEEVLGRLKLESLHLASELEARAVPLSAALGKRIPPSQAMLVETPDSQHEAREWTLQRKDGSQLTVNMLVTVLLDDYGLWVGHLAIYLDITAQKGAYEALAARDRLLKKLSSHVPGGIFQFTLEPQDNWRFIYASQGMRDIYEIELGVLQQDARTVFERIHPLDAERVRASIRLSALQLSHWREEYRVQLPQRGLRWIRGEATPEELPGGGTLWHGYVSDISDLKRVEEELRALSITDSLTGIYNRRYFQDRLKVEMLRLNRSAGTLSLIMLDIDHFKRINDQHGHAMGDRVLQELCKRIGQRLRRTDVFCRLGGEEFAVLCPGTDGVQAYSLATQLWQSLRNTSMEPVGIVTASFGVASWRADEDIDGLLLRADSAVYVAKQAGRDRVEACGSGQALMPVGASLLAKKP, encoded by the coding sequence ATGCCGATGCAAGCCGGTCGCCCGAAAATCCTTGGTTTTATCAGTGAGCAGGCGTCGGCCTGGCTGGTGGCGTTGGTCGTACTGTCGGTCGGTAGCGCGTTGACGGTGGTTGTCGCGTGGGCGGCGGCCGACCTGTATCAGCAGCAGGTGCACCAGCGTTTCCAATTGTTGGTCAACGAACGCTTCACTCGTATCCAGGAACGTTTCGAAGACCAGGAACAACGCCTGGGTAGCTTGCAGCGTTTCTTCGCCAATTCCGCTGATGTGTCCCGTAGCGAGTTCGACGGTTTTGCCCAGCCGCTGCTGCTGCATGCCCGTGCCTATTCCTGGGCGCCGCGGGTATTTCGCGAGCAGCGCAGCCAGTTTGAACAACAAATCTCCCGCCAGCGCGACGTACCTTTTGCGATCCGTGAACTGAATGCCTTGGGCGAGTTGGTGCCGGCCACCGAGCGCGATGAATACGTCCCGGTACTCTACAGCCAGACGCAAAGCCTGCTGGGCGCCCCCTTGGGTTTTGACCTGCTGGCCCAGCCCTTGCGCCGCTCAGCCCTGGAACGTGCGCAACAAAGCGGCAAGCCTGCGGTGTCACAACCCATGCAATTGGTGGGTGTCGAGCCTGCCTATGCGGCCGGGGTGTTGCTGGTAGCGCCGGTCATCAAAGCTGGCGATACCGAGCCCTACGGGTTTGTCATGGCGGTGATCAGCATGCGCCAGCTGGTGACCGACGGTTTACCCAAGCCGAACCGCGACAACCTGGTGATGCAGATTGTCGATACTTCCGATAGCCAGCAGCGGGAGTTATATGCGTCGAGCAATGCACTGGGCAGCAGTGACCTGTCGTCTACGCGCCGTCTTGCCCTCGGTGACCATGTCTACGCCCTGAGCGTGCGTGCGAGCCAGGTGTTCGACATGGCGAATCACTCGTCGATGAACACCGTCCTGGCCATGGGCGTGCTGCTCAGTGCCTTGCTCAGTGCCTTGCTCTACGTGTTGGTCAGCCAGCGCCAGCGCGCGTTGAAACTGGTGGAGCAGCGTACCGTGCAGTTGCGCTTGCGAGAGCAGGAGTTACGTGGGGCTCATGGTCAGCTGCGCAGTGTGCTGAACGCGGCGACCCAAGTGGCGATCATCGCTACCGACTTGCGCGGTGTGATCAACACCTTCAACGCTGGCGCCGAACGCATGCTGGGGCTCAAGAGCGAAGAGGTGCTGGGCCGCCTGAAGTTGGAAAGCCTGCACCTGGCCTCGGAACTTGAAGCACGCGCTGTGCCCTTGAGTGCGGCGTTGGGCAAGCGCATCCCGCCGAGTCAGGCGATGCTGGTGGAAACCCCCGACAGTCAACATGAAGCCCGCGAATGGACGCTGCAGCGCAAGGACGGCAGCCAACTGACCGTCAACATGCTGGTAACGGTACTGCTGGACGACTACGGCCTATGGGTCGGGCATTTGGCGATTTACCTGGACATCACCGCGCAGAAGGGCGCCTACGAAGCCCTTGCCGCGCGGGACCGCTTGCTGAAAAAGCTCAGCAGTCATGTGCCTGGCGGAATCTTCCAGTTCACCCTGGAACCCCAGGACAACTGGCGTTTCATCTACGCCAGCCAAGGCATGCGCGATATCTATGAAATTGAACTCGGCGTGTTGCAACAGGATGCGCGCACGGTGTTCGAGCGCATTCACCCGTTGGACGCCGAGCGTGTGCGGGCCTCGATTCGTTTGTCGGCCCTGCAATTGAGTCACTGGCGCGAAGAGTACCGCGTGCAATTGCCGCAACGGGGTCTGCGCTGGATTCGCGGCGAGGCGACGCCGGAGGAATTACCGGGAGGCGGTACGCTTTGGCACGGCTATGTCTCGGACATTTCCGATCTGAAGCGGGTCGAGGAAGAGCTGCGTGCGCTGTCCATCACCGATTCATTGACGGGCATTTATAACCGCCGTTATTTCCAGGATCGCCTCAAGGTCGAGATGCTCCGCCTTAACCGCAGCGCCGGTACTCTGTCGTTGATCATGCTCGATATCGATCACTTCAAGCGAATCAACGACCAGCACGGCCACGCCATGGGCGACCGGGTATTGCAGGAGTTGTGCAAGCGCATTGGCCAGCGTTTGCGGCGTACCGATGTATTCTGCCGGCTGGGCGGCGAAGAGTTCGCGGTGCTGTGCCCCGGCACCGATGGCGTCCAGGCTTATAGCCTGGCGACGCAGTTGTGGCAGTCGTTGCGCAATACGTCGATGGAACCGGTGGGTATCGTCACCGCCAGCTTTGGCGTGGCCAGTTGGCGGGCCGATGAGGATATAGATGGGTTGCTGCTGCGTGCGGATTCGGCGGTGTATGTGGCCAAGCAGGCGGGCAGGGACCGGGTCGAGGCGTGTGGGAGTGGGCAAGCCCTAATGCCTGTAGGAGCGAGCTTGCTCGCGAAAAAGCCATAG
- the rlmKL gene encoding bifunctional 23S rRNA (guanine(2069)-N(7))-methyltransferase RlmK/23S rRNA (guanine(2445)-N(2))-methyltransferase RlmL: MSDRFELFLTCPKGLEGLLIEEAVGLGLEEAREHTSAVRGMADMETAYRLCLWSRLANRVLLVLKRFPMKDAEDLYHGVLDIEWADHMVPDGSLAVEFSGHGSGIDNTHFGALKVKDAIVDKLRTPTGERPSIDKINPDLRIHLRLDRGEAILSLDLSGHSLHQRGYRLQQGAAPLKENLAAAILIRAGWPRIAAEGGALTDPMCGVGTFLVEGAMIAADMAPNLNRELWGFTTWLGHVPALWKKLHSEATERAAIGMNKPPLWVRGYEADPRLIQPARNNIERAGLSHWIKVYQGEVGTFEPRPDQNQKGLVICNPPYGERLGDEASLLYLYQNLGERLRQACMGWEAAVFTGAPDLGKRMGIRSHKQYSFWNGALPCKLLLIKVNPDQFVTGERRTPEQRQAEREQAAYDQAPTEPVERQYNKNGNPIKPAPAPVVEQARLSEGGQMFANRLQKNLKLLGKWAKREGVDCYRVYDADMPEYSMAIDLYHDWVHVQEYAAPKSIDPEKASARMFDALAAIPQALNVDKSRVVVKRRERQSGTKQYERQSAQGKFTEVSEGGVKLLVNLTDYLDTGLFLDHRPMRMRIQKEAAGKRFLNLYCYTATASVHAAKGGARSTTSVDLSKTYLDWARRNFSLNGFSDKNRLEQGDVMAWLEASRDEFDMIFIDPPTFSNSKRMEGIFDVQRDHVQLLDLAMARLAPGGVLYFSNNFRKFQLEDNLSERYAVEEISDKTIDPDFARNAKIHRAWKITAR; the protein is encoded by the coding sequence ATGTCGGACCGTTTTGAACTCTTCCTCACTTGCCCCAAGGGCCTCGAAGGCCTGCTGATCGAGGAAGCCGTCGGGCTTGGCCTTGAGGAAGCCCGCGAGCACACCTCAGCTGTGCGCGGCATGGCCGACATGGAAACCGCCTATCGCCTGTGCCTGTGGTCACGCCTGGCCAACCGTGTGCTGCTGGTGCTCAAGCGCTTCCCGATGAAGGACGCCGAAGACCTCTACCATGGTGTGCTGGATATCGAATGGGCCGACCACATGGTGCCCGATGGCAGCCTGGCGGTGGAGTTCAGCGGTCATGGCTCGGGCATCGACAACACCCACTTCGGCGCGCTGAAGGTCAAGGATGCGATTGTCGACAAGCTGCGCACCCCGACCGGCGAACGTCCGTCCATCGACAAAATCAACCCGGACCTGCGCATTCACCTGCGCCTGGACCGTGGCGAAGCGATCCTGTCCCTGGATCTGTCCGGCCACAGCCTGCACCAGCGCGGCTACCGCCTGCAGCAGGGCGCGGCACCGTTGAAGGAGAACCTGGCGGCAGCGATTTTGATCCGCGCCGGCTGGCCACGCATTGCCGCCGAAGGCGGCGCGCTGACTGACCCGATGTGCGGCGTCGGCACCTTCCTGGTCGAAGGCGCGATGATCGCCGCCGACATGGCCCCCAACCTCAACCGCGAACTGTGGGGCTTCACCACCTGGCTGGGCCACGTCCCGGCGCTGTGGAAGAAGCTGCACAGCGAGGCCACCGAACGCGCGGCCATCGGCATGAACAAACCGCCGTTGTGGGTACGCGGCTACGAAGCTGACCCACGCCTGATCCAGCCGGCACGCAACAACATCGAGCGCGCTGGCCTGAGCCATTGGATCAAGGTGTACCAGGGCGAAGTCGGCACCTTCGAGCCGCGCCCGGACCAGAACCAGAAAGGCCTGGTGATCTGCAACCCGCCCTACGGCGAGCGCCTGGGTGACGAAGCCAGCCTGTTGTACCTCTACCAGAACCTCGGCGAGCGCCTGCGCCAGGCCTGCATGGGCTGGGAAGCGGCGGTGTTCACCGGCGCGCCGGACCTGGGCAAGCGCATGGGCATCCGCAGTCACAAGCAGTATTCCTTCTGGAACGGCGCATTGCCGTGCAAATTGCTGCTGATCAAGGTCAACCCGGATCAGTTCGTCACCGGCGAGCGCCGTACCCCGGAACAGCGCCAGGCCGAGCGTGAGCAAGCGGCTTACGACCAGGCCCCGACCGAGCCGGTAGAGCGCCAGTACAACAAGAACGGCAACCCGATCAAGCCGGCCCCGGCGCCTGTGGTAGAACAGGCGCGCTTGAGCGAAGGCGGGCAGATGTTTGCCAACCGCCTGCAAAAGAACCTCAAGCTCTTGGGCAAATGGGCCAAGCGTGAAGGCGTGGATTGCTACCGTGTGTATGACGCTGACATGCCTGAATACTCCATGGCTATCGACCTGTACCACGATTGGGTGCACGTGCAGGAGTACGCCGCGCCGAAATCCATCGACCCGGAAAAAGCCTCGGCCCGCATGTTCGATGCCCTGGCAGCGATTCCCCAGGCACTCAACGTCGACAAGAGCCGCGTGGTGGTCAAGCGTCGTGAGCGCCAGAGCGGTACCAAGCAATACGAACGCCAGAGCGCCCAGGGCAAGTTTACCGAAGTCAGTGAAGGCGGCGTGAAGTTGCTGGTCAACCTCACCGACTACCTGGATACCGGCCTGTTCCTCGATCACCGCCCGATGCGCATGCGTATCCAGAAGGAAGCGGCGGGCAAGCGCTTCCTCAACCTGTACTGCTACACCGCCACCGCCAGTGTGCACGCCGCCAAGGGAGGTGCGCGCAGCACCACCAGCGTAGACCTGTCCAAGACCTACCTGGACTGGGCGCGTCGCAACTTCTCGCTCAACGGTTTCTCCGACAAAAACCGGCTGGAGCAGGGTGACGTCATGGCATGGCTGGAGGCCAGCCGCGATGAGTTCGATATGATTTTCATCGACCCGCCGACCTTCTCCAACTCCAAGCGCATGGAAGGCATCTTCGACGTGCAGCGTGACCACGTGCAATTGCTCGACCTGGCCATGGCCCGCCTGGCACCGGGTGGCGTGTTGTACTTCTCCAACAACTTCCGCAAGTTCCAGCTGGAAGACAACCTCAGTGAACGCTATGCGGTCGAGGAGATCAGCGACAAGACCATCGACCCGGATTTTGCGCGCAATGCGAAGATCCACCGGGCCTGGAAAATCACCGCACGCTGA
- the dacB gene encoding D-alanyl-D-alanine carboxypeptidase/D-alanyl-D-alanine-endopeptidase, whose translation MIKSLRSVLFAGFLLPLAFCATAAPINTTLPPSVAQALQKAKLQNTALSLVMLPLNGPGTPTVFNADVSVNPASTMKLVTTYAALEMLGPNHQWKTEFYTDGTLSGGVLRGNLYLKGGGDPKLNMEKLWLLMRDLRANGVQQVTGDLVLDRNFFNQPQLPEFNDDGNDENKPFLVKPDALLVNLKALRFVTRNDSGRVIVSVEPPIASIRIDNQVKATNAKQCTGDVRYSPVTAADGSVTVTVSGQLADGCSSQTYLSLLDHATYTAGAVRAIWKELGGTIQGRDIQAPVPKDAKVLARAFSPDLAEIIRDINKYSNNTMAQQLFLSLGAQFRNDADGDDAKAAQRVVRQWLVKKGITAPHLVMENGSGLSRAERVSAREMAAMLQAAWRSPYAAEYISSMPIAGTDGTMRKRLKTTAMRGEAHVKTGTLNTVRAIAGFSRDNNGNTWAVVAILNDNKPWGASSVLDQVLLDLYRQPKAVAAAPVL comes from the coding sequence ATGATCAAATCTTTACGTTCAGTGTTATTCGCCGGTTTTCTCTTGCCACTGGCCTTCTGCGCCACTGCTGCCCCGATTAATACCACCCTGCCGCCCAGCGTTGCCCAGGCCCTGCAGAAAGCCAAGCTGCAAAACACCGCGCTGTCCCTGGTGATGCTGCCGCTGAACGGCCCCGGCACCCCCACTGTGTTCAACGCCGATGTCTCAGTGAACCCGGCCTCCACCATGAAGCTGGTCACCACCTACGCGGCCCTGGAAATGCTCGGCCCCAACCACCAGTGGAAGACCGAGTTCTACACCGACGGTACCCTCAGCGGCGGCGTGTTGCGCGGCAACCTGTACCTCAAGGGCGGTGGCGACCCCAAGCTGAACATGGAAAAACTCTGGTTGCTGATGCGCGACCTGCGCGCCAATGGCGTGCAGCAAGTCACTGGCGACCTGGTACTGGACCGCAACTTCTTCAACCAGCCGCAATTGCCTGAGTTCAACGACGATGGCAACGACGAAAACAAGCCGTTCCTGGTCAAGCCCGACGCCTTGCTGGTCAACCTCAAGGCCCTGCGCTTCGTGACCCGCAATGATTCGGGAAGGGTCATCGTGTCGGTCGAACCGCCGATTGCCAGCATTCGCATCGACAACCAAGTGAAAGCCACCAACGCCAAGCAGTGCACCGGTGACGTGCGCTACAGCCCCGTGACTGCCGCTGACGGCAGTGTGACCGTGACTGTCAGCGGCCAACTGGCGGATGGCTGCAGCTCGCAGACCTACCTGTCACTGCTTGACCACGCCACCTACACCGCCGGTGCCGTGCGTGCAATCTGGAAGGAGTTGGGCGGCACCATCCAGGGCCGTGATATCCAGGCGCCGGTGCCCAAGGATGCCAAGGTCCTGGCCCGTGCGTTCTCGCCGGACCTGGCGGAAATCATCCGCGACATCAACAAGTACAGCAACAACACCATGGCCCAGCAGTTGTTCCTGAGCCTGGGCGCGCAGTTTCGCAACGATGCCGATGGGGACGATGCCAAGGCCGCGCAACGCGTCGTGCGCCAGTGGCTGGTGAAGAAAGGCATCACCGCGCCGCACCTGGTGATGGAGAACGGCTCAGGCCTGTCCCGCGCCGAACGAGTCAGCGCCCGCGAGATGGCGGCCATGCTGCAAGCGGCCTGGAGAAGCCCCTATGCGGCGGAATACATCAGCTCGATGCCGATCGCCGGTACTGACGGCACCATGCGTAAACGTTTGAAGACCACCGCCATGCGCGGCGAAGCCCATGTGAAGACCGGCACATTGAATACCGTGCGTGCCATCGCCGGGTTCAGCCGCGACAACAACGGCAATACCTGGGCGGTGGTAGCGATCCTCAATGACAACAAACCATGGGGTGCCTCGTCGGTGCTGGACCAGGTGTTGCTGGACCTGTATCGCCAGCCGAAGGCGGTGGCGGCCGCGCCGGTTCTCTAA
- a CDS encoding FliM/FliN family flagellar motor switch protein encodes MHLEILLQEQLISRKRLAAFAPGKVLPLDPGVTRCVEVRVNGQLMALGELVQLEDRLGVELQETYQEWISQ; translated from the coding sequence ATGCACCTGGAAATACTGTTGCAGGAGCAACTGATCAGCCGCAAGCGTCTGGCTGCGTTCGCACCGGGGAAGGTGCTGCCCTTGGATCCGGGGGTAACCCGATGTGTGGAGGTGCGGGTCAATGGGCAACTGATGGCATTGGGTGAGCTGGTGCAACTGGAGGACCGGCTGGGAGTGGAGTTGCAGGAGACCTATCAGGAGTGGATCTCTCAATAA
- a CDS encoding ANTAR domain-containing response regulator yields the protein MLRILLINDTARKVGRLKAALTEAGFEVIDESGLTIDLPARVETVRPDVILIDTESPGRDVMEQVVLVSRDQPRPIVMFTDEHDPNVMRQAIRAGVSAYIIEGIQAQRLQPILDVAMARFESDQALRAQLHARDQQLAERKRIELAKGLLMKMKDCNEEEAYTLMRRQAMSRQQKLIQVAEQIIAMSELLG from the coding sequence ATGCTGCGAATCCTGTTGATCAATGACACTGCGCGCAAGGTCGGGCGCCTCAAGGCTGCGCTGACCGAGGCTGGTTTCGAAGTGATCGATGAGTCGGGGCTGACCATCGACCTGCCCGCACGCGTCGAAACGGTGCGCCCGGACGTGATCCTGATCGATACCGAGTCACCCGGTCGCGATGTGATGGAGCAAGTGGTGCTGGTCAGCCGCGACCAACCCCGGCCCATCGTGATGTTTACCGATGAGCACGACCCGAACGTGATGCGCCAGGCAATCAGGGCCGGGGTCAGTGCCTATATTATCGAAGGCATCCAGGCCCAGCGCCTGCAACCGATCCTTGACGTGGCCATGGCCCGCTTCGAGAGCGACCAGGCGCTGCGCGCCCAGCTGCACGCCCGCGACCAGCAGTTGGCCGAGCGCAAGCGCATCGAGTTGGCCAAGGGCCTGTTGATGAAAATGAAGGACTGCAATGAAGAAGAGGCCTACACCCTGATGCGCCGCCAGGCCATGAGTCGCCAACAGAAACTGATCCAGGTGGCGGAGCAGATTATTGCCATGAGCGAGTTGCTCGGCTGA
- a CDS encoding quinone-dependent dihydroorotate dehydrogenase gives MYTLARQLLFKLSPETSHDLSLDLIGAGGRLGLNGLVCKAPAKMPVSVMGLDFPNPVGLAAGLDKNGAAIDGFAQLGFGFVEIGTVTPRPQPGNPKPRIFRLPEAEAIINRMGFNNLGVDHLLARVQAAKYTGILGINIGKNFDTPVERAVDDYLICLDKVYAHASYVTVNVSSPNTPGLRSLQFGDSLKQLLEALRQRQEDLAVRHGKRVPLAIKIAPDMSDEETVLVAQALVESGMDAVIATNTTLSRVGVEGLAHGDEAGGLSGAPVRDKSTHIVKVLAAELAGRLPIIAVGGITEGKHAAEKIAAGASLVQLYSGFIYKGPALIRQSVDAIAALR, from the coding sequence ATGTATACCTTGGCCCGCCAGCTGTTGTTCAAACTCTCCCCGGAAACCTCCCACGATCTGTCCCTGGACCTGATCGGTGCCGGTGGCCGCCTGGGACTCAATGGCCTGGTATGCAAGGCGCCGGCGAAAATGCCGGTGTCGGTGATGGGGCTGGATTTCCCTAACCCGGTCGGCCTGGCAGCCGGCCTGGACAAGAACGGCGCGGCCATCGATGGGTTCGCGCAGCTGGGGTTCGGCTTTGTCGAAATCGGCACCGTGACCCCGCGGCCACAACCGGGCAATCCCAAACCACGCATTTTCCGCTTGCCGGAAGCCGAGGCGATCATCAATCGCATGGGTTTCAACAATCTGGGCGTCGACCATCTGCTGGCGCGGGTCCAGGCGGCGAAGTACACAGGCATCCTTGGTATCAACATTGGCAAGAACTTCGATACGCCGGTTGAGCGCGCGGTGGATGACTACCTGATCTGCCTGGACAAGGTCTATGCCCACGCCAGCTATGTCACCGTCAACGTCAGCTCGCCGAATACGCCGGGCCTGCGCAGCCTGCAATTTGGTGACTCCCTCAAGCAACTGCTCGAAGCCTTGCGCCAACGCCAGGAAGATCTGGCCGTGCGCCACGGCAAGCGCGTGCCTTTGGCGATCAAGATCGCGCCGGACATGAGCGATGAAGAAACCGTGCTGGTGGCCCAGGCCCTGGTGGAGTCGGGGATGGACGCAGTGATTGCAACCAACACTACCCTCAGCCGCGTGGGCGTCGAAGGCCTGGCTCATGGTGACGAGGCGGGCGGCCTGTCGGGCGCGCCGGTGCGGGACAAGAGCACCCATATCGTCAAGGTGCTGGCGGCCGAGTTGGCTGGGCGTTTGCCGATCATCGCGGTGGGCGGTATCACCGAAGGCAAGCACGCTGCCGAAAAGATCGCGGCTGGCGCGAGCCTGGTGCAGTTGTATTCAGGGTTTATCTACAAGGGGCCGGCGCTGATACGCCAGTCGGTGGATGCCATCGCTGCCTTGCGCTGA